One segment of Triticum aestivum cultivar Chinese Spring chromosome 2A, IWGSC CS RefSeq v2.1, whole genome shotgun sequence DNA contains the following:
- the LOC123187688 gene encoding protein trichome birefringence-like 11 produces MTRISLGRWPGMLQPAFGGPESAVVRDLRLRVMNVTQMTAHRRDGHPAVYNVEPSARMPVGQREDCSHWCLPGVPDAWNELLYAMVLARLS; encoded by the coding sequence ATGACCCGAATCTCGCTGGGCCGGTGGCCGGGAATGCTGCAGCCGGCGTTTGGGGGACCGGAATCGGCCGTCGTCAGGGACCTGCGTCTGCGTGTGATGAACGTGACGCAGATGACGGCGCACAGGAGGGACGGCCACCCGGCGGTGTACAATGTGGAGCCGTCGGCGAGGATGCCGGTGGGGCAGAGGGAGGACTGCAGCCACTGGTGCCTGCCGGGTGTGCCCGACGCGTGGAACGAGCTCCTCTACGCCATGGTTCTCGCCAGGCTTTCTTAG
- the LOC123187687 gene encoding protein trichome birefringence-like 11 — MVMEMASARRRARQLSGDHAVLWSACVLLSAASLLLAATLSSGFGAARLSAGEVSVVVRASTGAVVVTTDGDAAVDNGRGHCGDADHDGMLTDGEWVREEAGVAPLYDSRECPFVDVGFRCRENGRPDDGYARWRWRPRHCELPRFDAEKLLEVLRNRRLVFVGDSIGRNQWESMLCMLSSAVADAGASVREEHGSPITKHKGFLSFRFLRHNLTVEHYRSPYLVRRGGRPRRAPRHVRSTLQLRAMDSRAHLWKGADVLVFNSGHWWNHDRLQQLHCYFQEGKRLRLDMSVEAAYQRAMDTVHEWVQKEVDAGKTLAVFRTYSPAHNRHVSSAGLVNFSHDLH; from the exons ATGGTCATGGAGATGGCGAGCGCGAGGAGGCGGGCGAGGCAGCTCAGCGGCGACCACGCCGTGCTCTGGAGCGCCTGCGTCCTCCTCTCCGCCGCCTCGCTGCTCCTCGCCGCCACCCTCTCCTCGGGCTTCGGGGCCGCCAGGCTCTCCGCCGGAGAGGTCAGCGTGGTCGTGCGGGCGAGCACCGGCGCTGTCGTCGTGACGACGGACGGAGACGCTGCCGTCGACAACGGCCGCGGGCACTGCGGCGACGCTGATCACGACGGCATGCTAACCGACGGCGAGTGGGTGCGCGAGGAAGCGGGCGTGGCCCCTCTCTACGACTCGAGGGAGTGCCCGTTCGTCGACGTGGGGTTCCGGTGCCGGGAGAACGGCCGGCCGGACGACGGGTACGCCCGGTGGAGGTGGCGGCCGAGGCACTGCGAGCTCCCGAG GTTCGACGCCGAGAAGCTGCTGGAGGTGCTCCGGAACCGCCGGCTGGTGTTCGTCGGTGACTCCATCGGGCGCAACCAGTGGGAGTCGATGCTCTGCATGCTCTCCTCGGCCGTCGCCGACGCCGGGGCCTCGGTGCGCGAGGAGCACGGGAGCCCCATCACCAAGCACAAGGGCTTCCTCTCCTTCCGGTTCCTCCGCCACAACCTCACGGTGGAGCACTACCGGTCGCCGTACCTGGTCCGGCGCGGCGGCCGCCCCCGCCGCGCGCCCAGGCACGTCCGCTCCACGCTCCAGCTCCGCGCCATGGACTCCAGGGCGCACCTGTGGAAGGGCGCCGACGTGCTCGTCTTCAACTCCGGCCACTGGTGGAACCACGACCGGCTCCAGCAGCT GCATTGCTACTTCCAGGAAGGCAAGAGGCTGAGGCTGGACATGAGCGTGGAGGCGGCCTACCAGAGGGCCATGGACACAGTGCACGAATGGGTCCAGAAGGAGGTGGACGCCGGCAAGACCCTGGCCGTGTTCAGAACCTACTCGCCGGCGCACAATAGGCACGTCTCCTCTGCTGGTCTTGTGAATTTCAGCCATGATTTGCACTGA